The following are from one region of the Streptococcus sp. 1643 genome:
- the prsA gene encoding peptidylprolyl isomerase PrsA, whose amino-acid sequence MKKKLMAGAITLLSVATLAACSNSSEGKDLISMKGDVITEHQFFEEVKNNPTAQQVLLNMTIQKVFEQQYGSEVTDKDVDDAVAEEQKKYGDSYNSVLQRAGMTPETRKAQIRTSKLVELAVKKAAESELTDEAYQKAFESYTPDITAQIIRLDNEDKAKEVLEKAKAEGADFAQLAKDNSNDDKTKENGGEITFDSASTELPEQVKKAAFALDVNGVSDVITATGTQAYSSQFYIIKVTKKTEKSSNIEDYKEKLKTIILTQKQNDSAFVQGVIGKELQAANIKVKDQAFQNIFTQYIGGGDSSSSSSSSSN is encoded by the coding sequence ATGAAGAAAAAACTTATGGCAGGAGCCATCACACTTTTATCAGTAGCAACACTTGCAGCTTGTTCAAACAGTTCTGAAGGAAAAGATTTGATCAGCATGAAGGGCGATGTGATTACAGAACATCAATTCTTTGAAGAAGTAAAGAACAATCCAACTGCACAACAAGTCTTGCTCAATATGACTATCCAAAAAGTATTTGAACAACAATATGGGTCAGAGGTAACGGATAAAGATGTGGATGACGCCGTTGCTGAAGAACAAAAGAAATACGGCGATAGCTACAACAGCGTGCTTCAACGTGCAGGTATGACACCTGAGACTCGTAAAGCTCAAATCCGTACCAGCAAATTGGTTGAATTGGCAGTTAAGAAGGCTGCTGAGAGTGAGTTGACAGACGAAGCTTACCAAAAAGCTTTTGAGTCTTACACACCAGATATAACAGCTCAAATCATTCGTTTGGATAATGAAGACAAGGCAAAAGAAGTACTTGAGAAAGCTAAAGCAGAAGGTGCGGATTTTGCTCAGTTGGCAAAAGACAACTCTAACGATGATAAGACAAAAGAAAATGGTGGAGAAATCACTTTTGACTCTGCTTCAACAGAACTTCCAGAACAAGTCAAGAAAGCAGCCTTTGCCTTGGATGTGAACGGGGTTTCTGATGTGATTACAGCTACTGGAACACAAGCCTACAGCAGTCAGTTCTACATCATCAAAGTAACGAAGAAAACAGAAAAATCTTCTAATATAGAGGATTACAAAGAAAAATTGAAGACCATCATCTTGACTCAAAAACAAAATGATTCAGCCTTTGTTCAAGGAGTAATTGGTAAAGAATTGCAAGCAGCAAACATCAAGGTTAAAGACCAAGCCTTCCAAAACATCTTCACCCAATACATCGGTGGTGGTGACTCAAGCTCAAGCAGCAGCTCTTCATCTAACTAA
- a CDS encoding cell division peptidoglycan polymerase FtsW, producing MKISKRHLLNYSILIPYFLLSILGLIVVYSTTSATLIEEGKSAFQLVRNQGIFWIASLILIALIYKLKLGFLRNGRLIFTVMIVEMVLLALARLVGTPVNGAYGWISVGPVTIQPAEYLKIIIIWYLAHRFSKQQDEIAVYDFQVLTQNQWLPRAFNDWRFVLLVLIGSLGIFPDLGNATILVLVALIMYTVSGIAYRWFSTILALLAGSSMLVLSVIRFVGVEKFSQIPVFGYVAKRFSAFFNPFNDLAGAGHQLANSYYAMVNGGWFGLGLGNSIEKRGYLPEAHTDFVFSIVIEEFGFVGASMILALLFFLILRIILVGIRAKDPFNSMVAIGVGGMILVQVFVNIGGISGLIPSTGVTFPFLSQGGNSLLVLSVAIALVLNIDASEKRAKLIREYENQTDESL from the coding sequence ATGAAAATTAGTAAAAGGCACCTACTAAACTATTCCATTTTGATTCCTTACTTCCTTTTATCGATTTTGGGGCTGATTGTGGTGTACTCGACAACGAGTGCAACCTTGATCGAAGAAGGGAAAAGTGCCTTTCAATTGGTGCGTAACCAGGGGATCTTCTGGATAGCTAGTTTGATTCTGATTGCCTTAATCTATAAATTAAAATTAGGTTTCCTAAGAAATGGGCGTCTCATTTTTACCGTGATGATTGTGGAGATGGTTCTTTTAGCTCTGGCGCGACTGGTCGGAACACCTGTCAATGGAGCATACGGATGGATTTCTGTAGGACCTGTAACGATTCAGCCTGCTGAGTACCTTAAGATTATCATCATCTGGTACCTGGCACATCGATTTTCAAAACAACAAGATGAGATTGCGGTTTATGACTTCCAGGTTTTGACACAGAATCAGTGGCTTCCTCGAGCTTTTAACGACTGGCGTTTTGTTCTGCTGGTTCTGATTGGTAGTTTGGGAATTTTCCCAGACTTGGGTAATGCGACCATCTTGGTCTTGGTGGCGCTCATCATGTATACGGTTAGTGGAATCGCCTATCGTTGGTTCTCGACCATTCTAGCTCTCTTGGCAGGGAGCTCAATGTTAGTCTTGTCTGTCATTCGCTTTGTTGGGGTTGAAAAGTTCTCTCAAATTCCTGTATTTGGTTACGTTGCTAAACGTTTTAGTGCCTTCTTTAATCCCTTTAATGACTTGGCGGGTGCAGGGCACCAGCTCGCAAATTCTTACTATGCAATGGTAAATGGAGGCTGGTTCGGACTGGGACTAGGGAATTCTATTGAGAAGCGTGGTTATCTGCCAGAAGCCCATACGGATTTCGTCTTTTCGATTGTTATCGAGGAGTTTGGATTTGTTGGAGCCAGTATGATTTTGGCTTTACTCTTCTTCTTGATTTTGCGAATCATCTTAGTTGGTATTCGAGCAAAGGATCCTTTTAACTCCATGGTTGCTATTGGTGTCGGAGGAATGATCCTTGTTCAGGTCTTTGTCAATATCGGTGGGATTTCAGGATTGATTCCTTCTACAGGGGTAACCTTCCCCTTCCTTTCACAAGGTGGGAACAGTCTATTGGTATTATCCGTGGCCATCGCGCTTGTACTAAACATTGATGCCAGTGAAAAACGTGCCAAACTTATCAGAGAATACGAAAATCAAACCGATGAAAGTCTGTAA